Proteins found in one Desulfovibrio psychrotolerans genomic segment:
- a CDS encoding DUF554 domain-containing protein, whose product MVFPLGSVFNVVCILVGGVVGLVLGGRLPDRVRAIVFTGLGLCTLIIGLQMGLKTQNPLVLVFSILLGCITGELLRLEDRLTGFGEWMKRRLRCGNERFTEGFVSSSVLFCIGSMAILGAFDEGLRGDHTILFTKSILDGFASVAFAASFGLGVLFSSVPVFVYQAGLTQFATVLQPILSEPMMTELTAAGGTLIIGISVNLMELRRIPLTNMLPALLYAPILAHFLM is encoded by the coding sequence CCTTGTGGGGGGCGTTGTTGGTTTGGTTCTGGGCGGGCGTCTGCCGGACCGGGTTCGGGCCATTGTGTTCACCGGTCTGGGACTGTGCACCCTTATCATCGGGTTGCAGATGGGGCTGAAGACGCAGAATCCGCTGGTCCTTGTCTTCAGTATTCTGCTGGGGTGCATTACGGGTGAACTGCTGCGGCTTGAGGACAGGCTTACCGGCTTTGGCGAGTGGATGAAACGCCGTTTGCGCTGCGGCAACGAGCGGTTCACAGAGGGATTTGTCTCTTCCTCGGTGCTTTTCTGCATCGGCTCCATGGCCATTCTTGGAGCCTTTGACGAGGGACTGCGCGGGGACCACACCATTCTGTTCACCAAGTCGATTCTTGACGGGTTTGCCTCTGTGGCCTTTGCCGCCAGCTTCGGGCTGGGGGTGCTGTTTTCTTCCGTACCGGTGTTTGTGTATCAGGCGGGGCTAACCCAGTTTGCCACCGTACTGCAGCCCATTCTTTCCGAGCCGATGATGACGGAACTCACCGCGGCAGGCGGTACGCTTATCATAGGCATCAGCGTGAATCTGATGGAACTGCGGCGCATACCCCTGACCAACATGCTGCCCGCGTTGCTCTACGCTCCCATTCTGGCGCATTTTCTCATGTAA